In Antechinus flavipes isolate AdamAnt ecotype Samford, QLD, Australia chromosome 3, AdamAnt_v2, whole genome shotgun sequence, a genomic segment contains:
- the LOC127557477 gene encoding olfactory receptor 51A4-like — translation MEGTSREYEDGIGFTLSHKNHHTENLALGMIFNSSYFTPETFFLTGLPGLEAVYPWLAIPFGSMYFVALVGNSLILVVIHGNPSLHQPMYLFLGMLAFSELGVSASTLPTVMSIFLFNANEISFNACLFQMFSIHSFSIMESAVLLAMSVDRFIAIYSPLRYTAILTLPRIARTGVAIALKSVVVMFPLPFLLKRLPFCGHNTLSHSYCLHSDLIQLPCGNTRPNSILGLCIVTSTFGLDSLLIVISYVLILHTVLGIASGEGRRKALNTCVSHICAVLVYYVPMIGVAMVHRFVKHAAPAVRLLLANVYLLVPPVVNPIVYSIKTKQIRHGLVQILLQKKCS, via the coding sequence ACCTGGCTTTGGGGATGATATTCAACAGTAGTTACTTCACTCCAGAGACCTTCTTCCTCACAGGCCTCCCTGGACTGGAGGCTGTCTACCCCTGGCTCGCCATCCCCTTTGGCTCCATGTACTTTGTGGCCCTTGTTGGCAACAGCCTGATTCTAGTAGTGATCCATGGCAATCCATCCCTCCATCAGCCTATGTATTTGTTCCTGGGTATGCTGGCCTTCTCTGAGCTTGGAGTCTCCGCCTCCACACTACCCACTGTGATGAGCATCTTTCTCTTTAATGCCAATGAGATCAGCTTCAATGCCTGCTTGTTCCAGATGTTCTCCATCCACTCCTTCTCTATCATGGAGTCAGCCGTCTTGCTCGCCATGTCTGTAGATCGATTTATAGCCATCTACAGCCCACTGCGCTATACAGCCATCCTAACTCTGCCCCGCATTGCCCGCACGGGAGTTGCCATTGCACTAAAGAGTGTGGTGGTCATGTTTCCACTGCCATTCCTCCTGAAGCGCCTGCCCTTCTGCGGTCACAATACCCTATCCCATTCCTACTGCCTCCATTCAGACCTGATCCAGTTGCCTTGTGGGAATACACGCCCCAATAGCATTCTCGGGCTATGTATTGTCACCTCCACTTTTGGACTGGACTCATTGctgattgtcatttcttatgttCTGATCCTCCATACAGTGCTGGGCATTGCCTCTGGGGAAGGTAGGCGCAAGGCTCTCAACACATGTGTGTCGCACATATGTGCTGTGCTTGTGTACTATGTGCCCATGATTGGGGTAGCTATGGTCCATCGCTTTGTGAAACATGCTGCTCCTGCTGTCCGTCTCCTCCTGGCCAATGTCTATCTCCTGGTCCCCCCTGTAGTCAACCCAATTGTCTACAGCATCAAGACCAAGCAGATCCGTCATGGATTGGTCCAGATCCTGCTCCAGAAAAAATGTTCATGA